From the Oryza glaberrima chromosome 5, OglaRS2, whole genome shotgun sequence genome, one window contains:
- the LOC127774216 gene encoding UDP-D-xylose:L-fucose alpha-1,3-D-xylosyltransferase MGP4-like produces MSLHQRPHQKPPATDSLPASAAAAAAAPSRPLPLLTLPYLFSLLALLLLLALLFPWGPPRHSSAPASPWRGYTLQEAAAFAARAGNGTIVLAAVSGPYLPFLSNWLITVRRAGRADQVLVVAEDYDTLERINAAWPGHAVLVPPAPDAQVAHKFGSQGFFNFTSRRPRHLLQILELGYSVMYNDVDMVWLADPFPYIVGDHDVYFMDDMTPVKPLDHSHELPPPGKKGRTYICSCMIFLRPTEGAKLLLRKWIEELKEQPWSKKQKANDQPAFNWALNKTAGQVDVYLLPQSAFPTGGLYFKNKTWVKETKGKHVIIHNNYITGFEKKIKRFRDHGLWLVDEHSDESPLGRICISYCLWQGSMGQAAAKAKQGGDQAENKTGKDEKVAKPKDAKDLIDFMEKNYDLIKDVTKFEDFYHAFYELIEKFCEERGQLQYRIPEKAELQKQYERVNKSPQKGQNLSRKQFMELAGQVIKVNSFTFGKATMDVLVVLFGAPVCALLAKRVVPGLKSFSDDVVIPVATSGAVVYLAKTNKL; encoded by the exons ATGTCGCTCCACCAGCGGCCGCACCAGAAGCCGCCGGCGACCGACtccctccccgcctccgccgccgccgccgccgccgcgccttctCGCCCGCTCCCACTCCTCACCCTCCCTtacctcttctccctcctcgcgctcctcctcctcctcgccctcctcttcCCCTGGGGCCCTCCCCGCCACTCCTCTGCCCCCGCCTCGCCGTGGCGGGGGTACACGCTCCAGgaggccgccgccttcgccgctcgCGCGGGAAACGGCAccatcgtcctcgccgccgtctccgggccctacctccccttcctctccaaCTGGCTCATCAccgtccgccgcgccggccgcgccgaccaggtgctcgtcgtcgccgaggactATGACACGCTCGAGCGGATCAATGCGGCGTGGCCGGGACACGCCGTCCTCGTGCCCCCCGCGCCCGACGCCCAGGTCGCCCACAAGTTCGGATCCCAG GGGTTCTTTAACTTCAcctcgcggcggccgcggcactTGCTGCAGATTCTTGAGCTAGGGTACAGTGTCATGTACAACGATGTCGACATGGTGTGGCTCGCCGACCCATTCCCGTATATCGTCGGGGATCATGACGTGTACTTCATGGATGATATGACTCCT GTGAAGCCATTGGATCATTCACATGAGCTGCCACCACCTGGTAAGAAGGGGCGGACTTACATCTGCAGCTGCATGATATTCCTGCGGCCAACGGAAGGGGCTAAGCTGCTATTGAGGAAGTGGATTGAGGAGCTCAAGGAGCAGCCCTGGTCAAAGAAGCAGAAAGCAAATGATCAGCCAGCATTCAACTGGGCTTTGAACAAGACTGCAGGACAG GTAGATGTGTATCTGCTGCCTCAGTCTGCATTTCCAACTGGAGGtttatattttaagaataaAACATGGGTAAAGGAAACAAAGGGCAAGCATGTCATCATACACAATAACTATATCACAGGATTTGAGAAGAAGATAAAACGGTTTCGTGATCATGGGCTATGGCTTGTCGATGAACATAGTGATGAGTCACCACTTGGTAGAATA TGCATCTCTTATTGTCTTTGGCAAGGATCGATGGGCCAGGCTGCTGCCAAGGCGAAGCAAG GTGGCGATCAGGCAGAGAACAAGACTGGCAAGGACGAGAAGGTTGCGAAACCTAAGGATGCCAAGGATCTCATCGACTTCATGGAAAAAAACTACGACTTGATCAAGGACGTGACAAAATTCGAAGATTTCTACCATGCCTTCTACGAGCTCATCGA AAAATTCTGTGAGGAACGTGGGCAATTGCAGTACAGGATACCGGAAAAAGCGGAACTTCAGAAGCAGTACGAG AGGGTGAACAAGAGCCCCCAGAAGGGGCAGAACCTGAGCAGGAAGCAGTTCATGGAGCTGGCCGGGCAGGTGATCAAGGTGAACAGCTTCACCTTCGGCAAGGCCACCATGGACGTGCTGGTCGTCCTCTTCGGCGCCCCCGTCTGCGCCCTCCTCGCCAAGAGGGTCGTCCCTGGCCTCAAGTCCTTCTCCGACGACGTCGTCATCCCCGTCGCCACCTCCGGCGCCGTCGTCTACCTCGCCAAGACCAACAAGCTGTGA
- the LOC127775064 gene encoding UDP-sulfoquinovose synthase, chloroplastic produces the protein MKMAHMVTNCSFSPSPAVKTYSKSPGYCCNVTQFQSSKCSNLVLKSCTATRPNRPFVARASAAVQGQTQTPLTGSQQASGHSSSKPKKVMVIGGDGYCGWATALHLSNKGYEVAIVDNLVRRLFDHQLGLDSLTPIASIQNRIRRWKALTGKMIQLYVGDICDFDFLSEAFKSFEPDSAVHFGEQRSAPYSMIDRSRAVFTQHNNVIGTLNVLFAIKEFSEECHLVKLGTMGEYGTPNIDIEEGFITITHNGRTDTLPYPKQASSFYHLSKVHDSHNIAFTCKAWGIRATDLNQGVVYGVRTDETAMHEELSNRFDYDGVFGTALNRFCVQAAVGHPLTVYGKGGQTRGYLDIRDTVQCVELAIANPAKPGEFRVFNQFTEQFSVNELAKLVTAAGAKLGLEVQTKSVPNPRVEAEEHYYNAKHTKLMELGLEPHLLSDSLLDSLLNFAVQYKDRVDTAQIMPSVSWKKMGAKPKTVSV, from the exons ATGAAAATGGCACATATGGTAACTAACTGTAGTTTCAGCCCTTCGCCTGCAGTTAAGACGTACTCGAAATCTCCTGGTTATTGCTGCAATGTGACCCAATTCCAGAGCTCAAAATGTTCCAATCTAGTGCTCAAATCATGTACTGCGACGAGACCGAACAGGCCATTTGTCGCTCGTGCTAGCGCTGCTGTACAAGGACAGACACAAACACCCCTTACTGGAAGTCAGCAAGCATCTGGGCACTCATCCTCTAAACCCAAAAAGGTCATGGTTATCGGCGGAGATGGCTACTGCGGCTGGGCAACCGCACTTCATCTCTCCAATAAAGGATACGAGGTTGCCATTGTTGACAATCTTGTGCGGCGCCTTTTTGATCACCAACTTGGCCTGGATTCCCTCACACCCATAGCCTCCATCCAGAATCGCATCCGTCGGTGGAAGGCTCTAACCGGAAAGATGATTCAGCTCTATGTTGGTGATATATGTGACTTTGATTTCCTTTCAGAAGCCTTCAAGTCTTTCGAGCCGGATTCTGCTGTCCACTTTGGTGAGCAGAGATCAGCGCCATATTCTATGATTGATCGTTCCCGTGCGGTATTCACTCAGCATAACAATGTTATCGGAACTCTTAATGTATTATTTGCCATTAAGGAGTTCAGTGAAGAATGCCATCTGGTCAAACTAGGAACCATGGGTGAGTATGGAACTCCAAATATTGACATTGAAGAAGGGTTCATCACTATTACCCACAATGGAAGAACTGATACCTTGCCTTACCCAAAGCAAGCGAGCTCCTTCTACCATCTAAGCAAAGTGCATGACTCGCACAATATAGCATTTACATGCAAGGCCTGGGGTATAAGGGCCACGGATCTTAACCAAGGTGTTGTATATGGAGTGAGAACAGATGAAACTGCAATGCATGAAGAACTATCCAACAGGTTTGATTATGATGGCGTCTTTGGGACAGCACTGAATAGGTTCTGTGTTCAGGCTGCTGTAGGTCATCCACTTACAGTTTATGGAAAAGGTGGTCAG ACCCGTGGATATCTGGACATCAGGGATACAGTGCAATGCGTAGAGCTCGCAATCGCCAACCCAGCCAAACCAGGTGAGTTCAGGGTCTTCAACCAGTTCACCGAGCAGTTCTCGGTCAACGAGCTGGCAAAGCTGGTTACGGCCGCCGGTGCAAAGCTTGGGCTGGAGGTGCAGACCAAGTCGGTGCCCAACCCGCGGGTGGAAGCGGAGGAACACTACTACAACGCCAAGCACACCAAGCTCATGGAGCTCGGCCTGGAGCCCCACCTGCTGTCGGACTCGCTCCTCGACTCGCTGCTCAACTTCGCAGTCCAGTACAAGGACAGGGTCGACACGGCGCAGATCATGCCCAGCGTGTCGTGGAAGAAGATGGGGGCGAAGCCGAAGACGGTGTCCGTCTAA